In one window of Fictibacillus phosphorivorans DNA:
- the guaB gene encoding IMP dehydrogenase, whose protein sequence is MWQDKFAKEGLTFDDVLLIPAKSSVLPGDVSIKTRLSDTVQLNIPIISAGMDTVTEANMAIAMARQGGLGIVHKNMSIEEQAEQIDRVKRSESGVITDPFYLTPEHQVFDAEHLMGKYRISGVPIVDADKKLVGILTNRDLRFVQDYSIKISDVMTKENLVTAPVGTTLKEAEKTLQQYKIEKLPLVDDEGTLQGLITIKDIEKVIEFPNSAKDSQGRLLVGAAVGVTKDALLRVEKLVQAGVDAIVIDTAHGHSEGVLQKVREVRDAYPKLTIIAGNVATAEATRDLIEAGASVVKVGIGPGSICTTRVVAGVGVPQVTAVYDCATEAKKYGVPIIADGGIKYSGDIVKAIAAGGHAVMLGSMLAGVSESPGEREIFQGRQFKVYRGMGSVGAMERGSSDRYFQENNKKLVPEGIEGRLPYKGPLADTIYQLVGGIRSGMGYCGTATIDELQNDSRFVKITGAGLRESHPHQVQITKEAPNYSV, encoded by the coding sequence ATGTGGCAAGATAAGTTTGCAAAAGAAGGTTTAACCTTTGATGACGTGTTATTAATTCCAGCAAAATCGTCAGTTTTACCTGGTGATGTTTCAATTAAAACGAGGTTATCTGATACGGTTCAATTGAACATTCCGATCATCAGTGCTGGTATGGACACAGTAACAGAAGCAAACATGGCAATCGCTATGGCACGACAAGGCGGTTTAGGAATTGTACACAAGAACATGTCTATTGAAGAACAAGCAGAACAGATCGACCGTGTTAAACGTTCTGAAAGTGGCGTAATCACAGACCCGTTCTACCTAACACCTGAGCATCAAGTATTTGACGCTGAGCATTTGATGGGTAAATATCGTATCAGCGGTGTACCGATCGTAGATGCTGATAAAAAATTAGTAGGTATCCTAACAAATCGTGATCTCCGTTTTGTTCAGGACTATTCCATCAAGATCTCAGATGTAATGACGAAAGAAAACTTAGTGACTGCACCAGTCGGCACTACGTTAAAAGAAGCTGAAAAAACACTTCAGCAATATAAGATCGAAAAGCTTCCACTTGTGGATGATGAAGGTACGCTACAAGGCTTGATCACCATTAAAGATATCGAGAAAGTGATTGAGTTCCCGAACTCTGCAAAAGACTCACAAGGACGTTTGTTAGTAGGAGCTGCAGTAGGTGTTACGAAGGATGCGCTTCTTCGTGTAGAGAAGTTAGTACAAGCAGGTGTAGATGCGATTGTTATCGACACGGCTCATGGACATTCTGAAGGGGTTCTTCAAAAAGTTCGTGAAGTACGAGATGCATATCCGAAATTAACGATCATCGCAGGTAACGTTGCTACGGCAGAGGCAACTCGCGATCTGATCGAAGCGGGAGCAAGCGTTGTAAAAGTAGGAATCGGACCTGGTTCGATCTGTACAACACGTGTTGTTGCTGGTGTAGGTGTACCACAAGTAACGGCTGTTTATGATTGTGCTACAGAAGCGAAGAAGTATGGAGTACCAATCATCGCTGATGGTGGTATCAAATACTCTGGAGACATCGTTAAAGCGATCGCAGCAGGCGGACATGCTGTTATGCTAGGCAGTATGCTTGCTGGTGTATCTGAGAGTCCAGGAGAGCGTGAAATCTTCCAAGGACGTCAATTTAAAGTGTATCGCGGTATGGGTTCAGTCGGTGCGATGGAGCGAGGAAGCAGCGACCGCTATTTCCAGGAAAATAATAAGAAGCTTGTTCCAGAAGGTATCGAAGGACGATTACCTTACAAAGGACCATTGGCTGATACGATCTATCAGTTAGTAGGCGGTATCCGTTCAGGTATGGGTTATTGTGGAACAGCAACGATCGATGAGCTTCAAAATGATTCCCGTTTTGTAAAAATTACGGGTGCTGGACTTCGTGAAAGTCATCCGCACCAAGTTCAAATTACTAAAGAAGCACCAAATTATTCAGTCTAA
- a CDS encoding D-alanyl-D-alanine carboxypeptidase family protein — protein MVTLIFSFFTTSLLGFSKSASAAPSLDVAAEGAILVDAETGKILYQKNADKLLAPASMSKMMTEYLLLEAIDKKKISWDQKTSISEYAHKISQNRTLSNVPLRVDEKYTVRELYQAMAIYSANGATIALSELIAGSEGEFVKKMNAKAKELGMKDFNFVNSTGLNNKDLFGNHNSGSETDENMMSPRATAILAFSLLNDHPEVLETASVPRLKFREGTDDEIQMENWNWMLPELNSGYEGVDGLKTGSTDIAGNCFTGTVKKGDTRLISVVMKTGTRLDRFKETKKLFDFGFANFEKEQILPDNYQVKGNKTVPVVKGKEKEVKVATKEPLSMVIKRGEKENYKPKFVMDKKKMTKEGELTAPVKKGEVVGHINVEYTGSGEDYGYLLNGETKGKTEVVTTQSVEKANWFVLALRGVGGFFGGLWSGAVDMVKGWF, from the coding sequence GTGGTGACACTGATTTTTTCATTTTTTACGACGAGTTTATTAGGATTTTCTAAGTCAGCAAGTGCGGCACCGTCTCTAGATGTAGCAGCTGAAGGGGCTATACTTGTGGATGCAGAAACGGGGAAAATATTATATCAGAAAAATGCTGATAAGTTACTCGCTCCTGCAAGTATGAGTAAGATGATGACCGAATACCTATTACTAGAAGCCATTGACAAGAAAAAGATATCTTGGGATCAGAAAACAAGTATTTCTGAATATGCCCATAAGATTTCTCAAAACCGAACGTTATCAAACGTACCATTACGTGTAGATGAAAAATATACAGTTCGTGAGTTATACCAAGCGATGGCGATCTATTCTGCTAATGGAGCAACGATCGCATTATCAGAACTAATTGCGGGCTCTGAAGGTGAGTTCGTTAAAAAGATGAATGCCAAAGCTAAAGAACTTGGCATGAAAGATTTCAACTTCGTAAACTCAACAGGCCTTAACAATAAAGACTTGTTTGGTAATCATAATTCTGGCAGTGAAACAGACGAGAACATGATGAGTCCTCGTGCTACTGCTATTCTAGCGTTCAGCTTACTTAACGATCATCCAGAAGTATTAGAAACGGCAAGTGTTCCACGTTTGAAATTCCGTGAAGGTACAGATGACGAAATTCAGATGGAGAACTGGAACTGGATGCTTCCTGAGCTTAACAGTGGCTACGAGGGAGTAGACGGATTAAAAACAGGATCTACAGATATCGCAGGTAACTGTTTTACAGGGACAGTGAAAAAAGGAGATACTCGCCTTATTTCAGTTGTTATGAAAACAGGAACTCGTTTAGATCGATTTAAAGAAACTAAGAAACTATTTGATTTTGGATTTGCAAACTTTGAAAAAGAGCAGATCTTACCGGATAACTATCAAGTAAAAGGCAACAAAACAGTTCCTGTCGTAAAAGGTAAGGAAAAAGAAGTGAAAGTTGCTACGAAAGAACCTCTTTCTATGGTGATTAAAAGAGGAGAGAAAGAAAACTATAAGCCTAAATTTGTTATGGATAAGAAGAAGATGACAAAAGAAGGCGAACTGACAGCACCTGTTAAAAAAGGTGAAGTTGTCGGTCATATCAATGTTGAGTATACAGGCAGCGGCGAAGACTATGGCTACCTACTCAATGGAGAAACAAAAGGTAAGACAGAAGTAGTAACGACTCAATCCGTTGAAAAAGCGAACTGGTTCGTTCTTGCTTTACGCGGTGTTGGCGGATTCTTTGGCGGACTTTGGTCTGGTGCCGTTGACATGGTTAAAGGCTGGTTCTAA
- the pdxS gene encoding pyridoxal 5'-phosphate synthase lyase subunit PdxS — MLKTGTERVKRGMAEMQKGGVIMDVVNAEQARIAEAAGAVAVMALERVPSDIRAAGGVARMADPTITEEVLNAVSIPVMAKARIGHIVEARVLEAMGVDYIDESEVLTPADEVFHLLKSDYTVPFVCGARDLGEASRRIAEGASMLRTKGEPGTGNIVEAVRHMRMIQGQIRKVVAMSEDELMTEAKNLGAPFEVLLQIKKAGKLPVVNFAAGGIATPADAALMMELGADGVFVGSGIFKSENPEKFARAIVEATTHYQDYKLIAELSKGLGTAMKGIDISTLAHGERMQERGW, encoded by the coding sequence ATGTTAAAAACAGGTACTGAACGTGTTAAAAGAGGAATGGCTGAAATGCAAAAAGGCGGCGTCATCATGGACGTTGTTAACGCAGAGCAAGCTCGTATAGCAGAAGCTGCAGGAGCGGTAGCCGTAATGGCACTTGAGCGTGTTCCTTCAGATATTCGTGCTGCAGGTGGAGTAGCGCGTATGGCTGATCCTACAATCACAGAAGAAGTTTTGAATGCTGTTTCTATTCCCGTAATGGCGAAGGCGCGTATCGGACATATCGTTGAAGCGCGTGTTCTTGAAGCGATGGGTGTTGACTATATCGATGAGAGTGAAGTACTGACTCCAGCGGATGAAGTTTTCCACTTATTGAAAAGCGATTACACAGTTCCTTTCGTATGCGGAGCACGAGATCTTGGAGAAGCGTCACGCCGTATCGCTGAAGGTGCATCCATGCTTCGTACAAAAGGCGAGCCTGGTACAGGTAACATCGTTGAGGCGGTACGCCACATGAGAATGATTCAAGGTCAGATTCGCAAAGTAGTTGCTATGAGCGAAGATGAGTTGATGACAGAAGCTAAGAACTTAGGTGCACCATTCGAAGTTCTTCTTCAAATTAAAAAAGCGGGCAAGCTGCCTGTCGTTAACTTTGCAGCAGGCGGAATCGCAACACCAGCAGATGCAGCGCTTATGATGGAACTTGGCGCTGACGGCGTATTCGTCGGATCAGGAATCTTCAAGTCTGAGAACCCAGAAAAGTTTGCTCGTGCGATCGTTGAAGCGACAACTCACTACCAAGATTACAAACTAATCGCTGAACTATCTAAAGGTCTCGGAACGGCAATGAAAGGGATCGACATCTCAACGCTAGCTCACGGTGAGCGCATGCAGGAGCGAGGCTGGTAA
- the pdxT gene encoding pyridoxal 5'-phosphate synthase glutaminase subunit PdxT has translation MLKIGVLALQGAVREHVAAIEASGAEAVAVKRIAELSDLDGLVIPGGESTAMRRLIDKYDFLEPLKKFAQNKPVFGTCAGLILMAKRIQGQDSAHLELIDMTVERNAFGRQVDSFEADLMIHGVGEEYTGVFIRAPFIVEVGPEVEILSKHNDRIVAAKQGHFLCAAFHPELTDDYRLHQYFVKMVQSAKEVVA, from the coding sequence ATGCTGAAAATCGGAGTATTAGCCTTACAAGGTGCGGTACGGGAGCATGTAGCAGCGATTGAAGCAAGCGGAGCAGAAGCCGTAGCGGTAAAGCGTATAGCTGAACTATCAGACTTAGACGGTTTAGTGATACCAGGCGGCGAGAGTACAGCGATGAGACGATTGATCGATAAATATGATTTTCTAGAACCTTTAAAGAAGTTTGCTCAAAATAAACCAGTCTTCGGCACGTGTGCAGGATTGATCTTGATGGCTAAACGCATCCAAGGACAAGATTCTGCACACCTTGAACTGATCGATATGACAGTTGAGCGTAATGCGTTCGGACGCCAGGTGGACAGTTTTGAAGCAGATCTCATGATCCATGGTGTAGGAGAAGAGTATACAGGCGTATTTATTCGAGCACCGTTTATCGTTGAAGTCGGGCCGGAAGTAGAGATTCTATCGAAGCATAATGATCGAATCGTAGCGGCTAAACAAGGACATTTCCTCTGTGCAGCCTTCCATCCAGAGCTAACTGACGACTACCGACTTCATCAATATTTTGTAAAAATGGTACAATCGGCGAAAGAAGTAGTTGCATAA
- the serS gene encoding serine--tRNA ligase yields the protein MLDLKFVRANFEEVKEKLSARGEDLSGLDKFEALDQRRRELIGETEALKSKRNEVSKQVAEFKREKKDADHLITEMREVGDKIKTMDDELRQVEEDLHAIMLTLPNIPHESVPVGETEDDNVPVRHWGDVPEFAFEAKPHWDIATDLNIVDFERGAKVTGSRFAFYKGLGARLERALINFMMDLHEDEHGYTEVLPPYMVNRQSMTGTGQLPKFEEDAFKIREEDYFLIPTSEVPVTNMHREEILTADELPITYAAYSACFRSEAGSAGRDTRGLIRQHQFNKVELVRFVKPEDSYDELEKLTGHAEKVLQLLNLPYRVLSMCTADLGFTAAKKYDIEVYLPSYGEYREISSCSNFEDFQARRAQIRFRRDAKGKPEFVHTLNGSGLAIGRTVAAILENYQQEDGTVVIPEVLRPYMGNKEVIK from the coding sequence ATGTTAGACTTAAAATTTGTTCGTGCCAATTTTGAAGAAGTAAAAGAAAAGTTATCTGCACGTGGTGAAGACCTATCTGGTTTAGATAAATTCGAAGCCTTAGATCAGCGCCGCCGTGAGTTGATCGGTGAAACAGAAGCTCTTAAATCTAAGCGTAATGAAGTATCTAAGCAGGTAGCAGAATTCAAGCGTGAGAAAAAAGACGCGGACCACCTGATCACAGAGATGCGTGAAGTAGGCGATAAGATCAAGACGATGGACGATGAGCTTCGTCAAGTAGAAGAAGACCTTCACGCTATCATGCTGACGTTACCTAACATACCGCATGAAAGTGTTCCTGTCGGTGAGACTGAGGATGATAATGTTCCTGTACGTCACTGGGGAGATGTTCCTGAATTTGCTTTTGAAGCAAAACCTCACTGGGATATTGCGACTGATCTGAACATCGTTGATTTCGAACGTGGAGCAAAAGTGACAGGCAGCCGTTTCGCTTTTTATAAAGGATTAGGTGCTCGCCTAGAGCGTGCTCTTATTAACTTCATGATGGATCTGCATGAAGACGAGCACGGCTATACAGAGGTGCTACCTCCATACATGGTAAACCGTCAAAGCATGACAGGAACAGGTCAACTTCCAAAGTTTGAAGAAGACGCATTTAAAATTCGCGAAGAAGACTATTTCTTGATTCCAACTTCTGAAGTTCCTGTAACAAACATGCACAGAGAAGAAATTCTAACTGCTGATGAACTTCCGATTACGTATGCAGCGTACAGCGCTTGTTTCCGTTCTGAAGCGGGATCTGCAGGACGCGACACGCGCGGTTTGATCCGTCAGCATCAGTTCAACAAAGTAGAACTAGTTCGCTTCGTTAAACCTGAGGATTCTTATGATGAGCTAGAGAAGCTTACAGGACATGCTGAAAAGGTACTTCAGCTGCTTAACCTTCCATACCGCGTGCTGAGCATGTGTACAGCTGATCTAGGCTTCACAGCAGCGAAGAAATATGATATTGAAGTATACCTTCCAAGTTACGGTGAGTACCGCGAGATTTCTTCTTGCTCTAACTTTGAAGATTTCCAAGCTCGCCGTGCACAGATTCGTTTCCGTCGTGATGCAAAAGGGAAGCCAGAATTCGTACACACGCTAAATGGATCTGGACTTGCGATCGGTCGTACAGTAGCCGCTATCTTAGAGAACTACCAACAAGAAGATGGCACTGTTGTCATTCCAGAAGTTCTGCGTCCTTATATGGGCAACAAAGAAGTAATTAAGTAA
- a CDS encoding methionine ABC transporter ATP-binding protein, which yields MIKIKDVTKIYKVKGKEIVGVKNVSLTIDKGEIFGIVGYSGAGKSSLLRCLNLLEKPTSGEIRIDGIPITKLGKKELREERLKIGMIFQHFYLISAKTVFENIAFALKAAGKTKEEINEKTNELLKMVGLEEQKDQYPSQLSGGQKQRVGIARALANDPKVLLCDEATSALDPNTTKSILSLLKSINKKLGITIVLITHEMEVVKEICHRMAIMQDGEIIESGDVYNIFANPEKELTKTFISSVIQMDLPEPLLKNRKGTVIKIQFKGAIAEEAVVSELFQNYRVKGNILHGKIEYIQETPLGIFIMELVGEEAEVKRAISYIESRIENLEVVKQVA from the coding sequence ATGATCAAAATCAAGGACGTTACGAAAATATATAAAGTAAAAGGTAAAGAGATCGTCGGGGTAAAGAATGTTTCACTGACGATCGATAAAGGCGAGATCTTTGGCATTGTCGGATATAGCGGGGCTGGAAAGAGTTCGTTGTTGCGCTGTCTGAACTTATTAGAAAAACCAACATCAGGAGAAATCAGAATTGATGGAATCCCGATTACGAAACTAGGTAAAAAGGAGTTGCGCGAGGAGCGTCTGAAGATCGGCATGATCTTTCAGCATTTTTATTTGATCAGTGCGAAGACCGTTTTTGAGAACATCGCATTCGCTTTAAAAGCAGCAGGAAAAACGAAAGAAGAAATCAACGAGAAAACAAATGAGCTTTTAAAAATGGTGGGATTAGAGGAGCAAAAAGATCAGTACCCTTCACAGCTGAGTGGTGGCCAGAAACAGCGTGTTGGTATTGCGAGAGCTCTTGCGAACGATCCGAAGGTATTGCTTTGTGATGAAGCGACTTCAGCTCTTGATCCGAACACGACGAAATCGATTCTTTCCTTGCTAAAGTCCATCAATAAAAAGTTAGGCATTACGATCGTGCTGATTACGCATGAGATGGAAGTAGTAAAAGAGATCTGCCACCGAATGGCGATCATGCAGGACGGAGAGATCATCGAGTCGGGTGATGTGTATAACATATTTGCTAATCCAGAAAAAGAGCTCACAAAAACGTTCATCAGCTCTGTTATCCAGATGGATCTACCAGAACCTCTTCTTAAGAACAGAAAAGGAACAGTGATCAAGATTCAGTTTAAAGGAGCCATTGCAGAAGAAGCTGTAGTTTCTGAGCTTTTCCAAAACTATCGTGTAAAAGGGAATATCCTTCACGGTAAAATCGAATACATTCAGGAAACACCGCTTGGTATCTTCATCATGGAACTTGTCGGTGAAGAAGCTGAAGTGAAGCGAGCGATCTCGTATATTGAGAGTCGCATAGAAAATCTTGAGGTGGTGAAACAAGTTGCTTGA
- a CDS encoding methionine ABC transporter permease → MLDSILNILPDLNKAFFETLYMVAISLGVSLVVGLPLGIILFITDKGLLFENAWIKQIAGILVNLIRSVPFIILLVALLPLTQLITGTTIGPTAASVSLSVAAIPFFARLVETSLREIDKGVIEAAVAVGATPWMIIREVLLPEAKPGIVQAITVTAISLLGYSAMAGIVGGGGIGDFAIRFGYYRYDNTIMLTTVILLIVIVQLMQVIGDGAAKAVNKR, encoded by the coding sequence TTGCTTGATTCTATTTTAAACATCCTTCCAGACCTGAATAAGGCATTCTTTGAAACGCTATATATGGTCGCTATATCACTCGGTGTATCATTAGTGGTTGGCCTACCGCTTGGAATCATCCTATTTATAACCGACAAAGGATTGTTGTTTGAGAATGCGTGGATCAAACAGATCGCGGGCATTCTTGTGAACTTGATCCGCTCTGTGCCATTCATCATTTTATTAGTCGCTTTATTACCGTTAACTCAGCTGATCACAGGAACGACGATCGGACCAACAGCAGCATCTGTCTCACTGTCTGTCGCAGCCATACCATTCTTTGCAAGGCTCGTAGAAACGTCATTACGAGAGATCGATAAAGGCGTGATTGAAGCGGCCGTTGCAGTAGGCGCTACGCCATGGATGATCATCCGTGAAGTGCTTCTACCAGAAGCGAAGCCAGGAATCGTTCAAGCGATAACAGTCACAGCCATCAGCTTGCTAGGCTATTCAGCCATGGCCGGCATCGTCGGCGGAGGAGGAATCGGCGATTTCGCCATCCGCTTCGGTTACTATCGCTATGACAACACGATCATGCTAACAACCGTCATACTACTAATCGTAATCGTCCAGCTCATGCAAGTCATCGGAGACGGTGCAGCAAAGGCTGTAAATAAAAGATAA